A part of Escherichia marmotae genomic DNA contains:
- a CDS encoding IS66-like element ISCro1 family transposase: protein MDTSLAHENARLRALLQTQQDTIRQMAEYNRLLSQRVAAYASEINRLKALVAKLQRMQFGKSSEKLRAKTERQIQEAQERISALQEEMAETLGEQYDPVLPSALRQSSARKPLPASLPRETRVIRPEEECCPACGGELSSLGCDVSEQLELISSAFKVIETQRPKLACCRCDHIVQAPVPSKPIARSYAGAGLLAHVVTGKYADHLPLYRQSEIYRRQGVELSRATLGRWTGAVAELLEPLYDVLRQYVLMPGKVHADDIPVPVQEPGSGKTRTARLWVYVRDDRNAGSQMPPAVWFAYSPDRKGIHPQNHLAGYSGVLQADAYGGYRVLYESGRITEAACMAHARRKIHDVHARAPTDITTEALQRIGELYAIEAEVRGCSAEQRLAARKARAAPLMQSLYDWIQQQMKTLSRHSDTAKAFAYLLKQWDALNVYCSNGWVEIDNNIAENALRGVAVGRKNWMFAGSDSGGEHAAVLYSLIGTCRLNNVEPEKWLRYVIEHIQDWPANRVRDLLPWKVDLSSQ from the coding sequence ATGGACACCTCACTTGCTCATGAGAACGCCCGCCTGCGGGCACTGTTGCAGACGCAACAGGACACCATCCGCCAGATGGCTGAATACAACCGCCTGCTCTCACAGCGGGTGGCGGCTTATGCTTCCGAAATCAACCGGCTGAAGGCGCTGGTTGCGAAACTGCAACGTATGCAGTTCGGTAAAAGCTCAGAAAAACTTCGTGCAAAAACCGAACGGCAGATACAGGAAGCTCAGGAGCGAATCAGCGCACTTCAGGAAGAAATGGCGGAAACGCTGGGTGAGCAATATGACCCGGTACTGCCATCCGCCCTGCGCCAGTCTTCAGCCCGTAAACCGTTACCGGCCTCACTTCCCCGTGAAACCCGGGTTATCCGGCCGGAAGAGGAATGCTGTCCTGCCTGTGGTGGTGAACTCAGTTCTCTGGGATGTGATGTGTCAGAGCAACTGGAGCTTATCAGCAGCGCCTTTAAGGTTATCGAAACACAACGTCCGAAACTGGCCTGTTGCCGGTGCGACCATATCGTGCAGGCACCAGTACCTTCAAAACCCATTGCACGCAGTTATGCCGGAGCGGGGCTTCTGGCCCATGTTGTCACCGGGAAATATGCAGACCATCTGCCGTTATACCGCCAGTCAGAAATATACCGTCGTCAGGGAGTGGAGCTGAGCCGTGCCACACTGGGGCGCTGGACCGGTGCCGTTGCTGAACTGCTGGAGCCGCTGTATGACGTCCTGCGCCAGTATGTGCTGATGCCCGGTAAAGTCCATGCCGATGATATCCCCGTCCCGGTCCAGGAGCCGGGCAGCGGTAAAACCCGGACAGCCCGGCTGTGGGTCTACGTCCGTGATGACCGCAACGCCGGTTCACAGATGCCCCCGGCGGTCTGGTTCGCGTACAGTCCGGACCGGAAAGGTATCCATCCACAAAATCACCTGGCCGGTTACAGCGGTGTGCTTCAGGCCGATGCTTACGGTGGTTACCGGGTGTTATACGAATCCGGCAGAATAACGGAAGCCGCGTGTATGGCTCATGCCCGGAGAAAAATCCACGATGTGCATGCAAGAGCGCCCACCGACATCACCACGGAAGCCCTGCAGCGTATCGGTGAACTGTATGCTATCGAGGCAGAGGTCCGGGGCTGTTCAGCAGAACAGCGTCTGGCGGCAAGAAAAGCCAGAGCCGCGCCACTGATGCAGTCACTGTATGACTGGATACAGCAACAGATGAAAACACTGTCGCGTCACTCAGATACGGCAAAAGCGTTCGCATACCTGCTGAAACAGTGGGATGCACTGAACGTGTACTGCAGTAATGGCTGGGTGGAAATCGACAACAACATCGCAGAGAACGCCTTACGGGGAGTGGCCGTAGGCCGGAAAAACTGGATGTTCGCGGGTTCCGACAGCGGTGGTGAACATGCGGCGGTGTTGTACTCGCTGATCGGCACATGCCGTCTGAACAATGTGGAGCCAGAAAAGTGGCTGCGTTACGTCATTGAACATATCCAGGACTGGCCGGCAAACCGGGTACGCGATCTGTTGCCCTGGAAAGTTGATCTGAGCTCTCAGTAA
- the tnpB gene encoding IS66 family insertion sequence element accessory protein TnpB (TnpB, as the term is used for proteins encoded by IS66 family insertion elements, is considered an accessory protein, since TnpC, encoded by a neighboring gene, is a DDE family transposase.), which yields MISLPAGSRIWLVAGITDMRNGFNGLASKVQNVLKDDPFSGHLFIFRGRRGDQIKVLWADSDGLCLFTKRLERGRFVWPVTRDGKVHLTPAQLSMLPEGINWKHPKRTERAGIRI from the coding sequence ATGATATCTCTCCCTGCCGGTTCGCGTATCTGGCTGGTTGCCGGTATCACCGACATGCGGAATGGCTTTAACGGCCTGGCATCAAAAGTTCAGAACGTCCTGAAGGATGACCCGTTCTCCGGACACCTGTTCATCTTCCGCGGACGCCGGGGTGACCAGATAAAAGTGTTGTGGGCTGACAGTGACGGACTGTGCCTCTTCACCAAACGCCTGGAGCGGGGCCGCTTCGTCTGGCCAGTCACCCGTGACGGCAAGGTGCACCTTACTCCGGCTCAGTTATCCATGCTTCCTGAAGGTATCAACTGGAAGCACCCGAAACGAACGGAACGCGCTGGAATCCGCATATAA
- the tnpA gene encoding IS66-like element accessory protein TnpA yields the protein MSIIFNGHYRMKHRTWITEALRLHFEEHLPRVVAGRRLGVPKSTVCSMFVRFRRAGLSWPLPAGMSEQELDACLYGQFSTVPVVRPESTVISEAPVVKKRPRRPNFPYEFKIALVEQSLQPGACVAQIARENGINDNLLFNWRHQYRKGGLLPSGKNMPALLPVTLTPEPDNKIPAPAQEPEQINTPSDSLCCELVLPAGTLRLKGKLTPALLQTLIREIKGSSH from the coding sequence ATGTCCATCATTTTTAATGGACACTATCGTATGAAACACCGGACCTGGATCACTGAAGCTTTACGTCTTCACTTTGAAGAACATTTACCCCGGGTTGTGGCCGGGCGTCGCCTGGGTGTACCAAAATCAACAGTTTGTAGTATGTTCGTGCGCTTTCGGAGAGCTGGCCTTTCGTGGCCTTTGCCCGCAGGCATGTCGGAGCAGGAACTTGATGCCTGCCTTTACGGACAATTTTCCACGGTACCAGTCGTACGTCCTGAAAGCACCGTTATATCCGAAGCCCCCGTGGTAAAAAAACGTCCCCGGCGGCCCAACTTCCCTTATGAGTTTAAAATCGCCTTAGTGGAGCAGTCACTGCAGCCCGGAGCCTGTGTGGCGCAGATCGCCCGGGAAAACGGAATCAACGATAACCTGCTCTTCAACTGGCGCCATCAATACCGGAAAGGTGGCCTGCTGCCTTCCGGAAAAAATATGCCGGCACTGCTTCCCGTGACGTTAACGCCGGAGCCGGATAATAAAATCCCGGCCCCCGCACAGGAACCAGAGCAGATAAATACACCGTCCGACAGTCTGTGTTGTGAGCTGGTTCTGCCGGCCGGAACTCTCAGGCTTAAAGGTAAACTGACGCCGGCGTTATTACAGACACTTATCCGCGAAATAAAAGGGAGCAGCCACTGA
- a CDS encoding tellurite resistance TerB family protein, translated as MFGIFKKKTRKAITEVKKMENRDAVEATVWGAYSIAYADGTCDAKEIAVLEKTIAALPAFAPFSGEIAQMSANIRARYEASPRSANAEALRQLADVAGTDDAVNVLCLCLDIADQDGIDPDEEAQLKKIAQALQLPLEQYL; from the coding sequence ATGTTTGGTATTTTCAAAAAGAAAACCCGCAAGGCCATTACTGAAGTAAAGAAAATGGAGAACCGCGATGCGGTGGAGGCGACCGTCTGGGGTGCGTATTCCATTGCATACGCTGACGGCACCTGTGACGCGAAAGAAATCGCGGTACTGGAGAAAACCATTGCAGCACTTCCTGCCTTTGCGCCGTTCTCCGGTGAGATTGCACAAATGAGTGCAAATATCCGCGCCCGTTATGAAGCGTCGCCGCGCTCTGCCAATGCTGAAGCCCTTCGCCAGCTGGCTGATGTTGCCGGTACTGATGACGCAGTTAATGTGCTGTGCCTGTGTCTGGATATCGCTGACCAGGATGGCATTGATCCGGATGAAGAAGCACAGCTCAAGAAAATTGCTCAGGCGCTTCAGCTACCGCTGGAGCAGTACCTGTGA
- a CDS encoding DUF3927 family protein has product MKSARLVLAAILLFLVVAVDFTGRLMSVLADGVLVAMALVVLRPLLRKSE; this is encoded by the coding sequence GTGAAAAGTGCGCGCCTTGTGCTGGCTGCCATCCTGCTGTTTCTGGTAGTGGCGGTGGATTTCACCGGACGGCTGATGTCGGTGCTGGCAGATGGTGTGCTGGTGGCGATGGCGCTGGTCGTGCTCCGGCCTTTACTGCGCAAATCTGAATAA
- a CDS encoding putative holin, producing the protein MSEPLSGSGTAAALGGATVFGLFTGTDFGIVFGAFAGALFVATMPQALSAWRVAAHFLVSFIIGVLGAEVLASWLVKHTGFDGAPVDALCAVLVSVVSVKILSFIHQQDIASLVSGLFSRLRGGGGGNVK; encoded by the coding sequence ATGTCTGAACCCTTATCCGGTTCCGGCACGGCTGCGGCGCTCGGCGGGGCGACGGTATTCGGGCTGTTTACCGGAACGGATTTCGGGATTGTGTTTGGTGCGTTCGCCGGGGCGTTATTTGTGGCAACAATGCCGCAGGCGCTTTCAGCCTGGCGTGTGGCGGCGCATTTTCTGGTGTCGTTCATTATCGGTGTGCTGGGCGCAGAGGTTCTGGCATCCTGGCTGGTAAAGCATACAGGGTTTGACGGAGCGCCTGTCGACGCATTGTGTGCAGTGCTGGTGTCAGTGGTGTCGGTGAAGATTCTGTCGTTCATCCACCAGCAGGATATCGCATCACTGGTGTCCGGTCTGTTCTCCCGCCTGAGGGGCGGAGGAGGCGGTAATGTTAAATGA
- a CDS encoding phage holin family protein, producing the protein MLNDLPGLLNVALCTVIVLTLFFYRRRDSRHKPLMSWLAWLLMLLYAFAPLSYLCGRPLAANWLAVGLNLLFCVLVIRARGNVSKILSFRR; encoded by the coding sequence ATGTTAAATGACCTTCCCGGATTGCTGAATGTGGCGTTATGCACGGTTATCGTGCTGACGCTCTTTTTTTATCGTCGTCGTGATTCCAGACATAAACCGCTGATGTCATGGCTGGCCTGGCTGCTGATGCTGCTTTATGCCTTTGCACCACTCAGCTATCTGTGCGGTCGCCCGTTAGCGGCGAACTGGCTGGCGGTGGGGCTTAATCTGCTGTTCTGCGTGCTGGTGATTCGCGCACGCGGGAACGTTTCAAAAATCCTTTCATTCCGGAGGTGA
- a CDS encoding M15 family metallopeptidase: MSGKFRFSRRSEKNLEGVKPQLVAVVRRALELTEVDFGITEGLRTKERQKQLVAEGKSQTMNSRHLTGDAVDVVAYIGSQVSWDWPLYEKIAQAFKRAAAELGTAIEWGGDWKTLKDGPHFQLKR; the protein is encoded by the coding sequence ATGTCGGGTAAATTCAGATTCAGTCGTCGTAGCGAAAAAAATCTGGAGGGCGTCAAACCACAGCTGGTTGCCGTTGTTCGCCGTGCGCTGGAGCTGACGGAGGTTGATTTCGGTATTACGGAAGGCCTGCGCACGAAGGAACGCCAGAAACAGCTGGTTGCTGAAGGAAAAAGCCAGACCATGAACAGCCGCCACCTGACCGGTGATGCGGTGGATGTTGTGGCCTACATTGGCAGCCAGGTATCATGGGACTGGCCTCTGTACGAGAAAATCGCGCAGGCATTTAAGCGGGCTGCCGCAGAGCTGGGAACTGCCATCGAATGGGGCGGCGACTGGAAAACACTGAAAGACGGGCCTCACTTTCAGTTGAAACGCTGA
- a CDS encoding HNH endonuclease — translation MPSRIPRACRKRGCAGTTTDSSGYCDKHRGEGWVQHQRGLSRHQRGYGSKWTVIRARILKRDKGLCQLCLRVGVVSEAKTVDHIIPKAHGGTDADSNLQSLCWPCHKAKTARE, via the coding sequence ATGCCATCACGAATCCCCCGCGCATGCCGTAAGCGAGGCTGCGCAGGCACCACGACAGACAGCTCTGGCTACTGCGATAAACATCGTGGTGAAGGCTGGGTGCAGCACCAGCGCGGACTGAGCCGCCACCAGCGTGGCTATGGCTCAAAATGGACGGTGATTCGTGCCCGTATTCTGAAGCGCGATAAAGGTCTGTGTCAGTTGTGTCTGCGTGTCGGTGTGGTGAGCGAGGCGAAAACTGTCGACCACATCATCCCGAAAGCGCATGGCGGAACAGACGCAGACAGCAACCTGCAGAGTCTGTGCTGGCCCTGCCACAAAGCGAAAACAGCGCGCGAATGA
- a CDS encoding phage terminase small subunit P27 family encodes MSGPPKTPPRLHLIRGNPSKRPVKDPKKTAKKDEKGLPKIPQHLGAQGKYWFRRMAEELNAEGIISQLDARALELLVEAYTEYRHHCETLDAEGYTYRTETQNGDVMIKAHPAAAMKADAWKRIRAMLAEFGMSPASRAKVNTAGPDDVDPLAELLKARD; translated from the coding sequence ATGTCAGGACCCCCGAAAACCCCGCCACGACTGCATTTGATACGAGGCAACCCCTCAAAGCGCCCCGTTAAAGACCCCAAAAAAACCGCTAAAAAGGACGAAAAAGGTCTCCCTAAAATTCCGCAACATTTAGGGGCGCAGGGGAAGTACTGGTTCAGGCGAATGGCGGAAGAGCTGAATGCGGAAGGGATCATTTCTCAGCTTGATGCGCGTGCACTCGAGTTACTGGTGGAAGCCTACACCGAATACCGGCATCACTGCGAAACACTCGATGCTGAGGGTTATACCTACCGCACGGAAACGCAGAACGGTGATGTGATGATCAAGGCACACCCGGCTGCGGCGATGAAGGCGGATGCCTGGAAGCGGATCCGGGCGATGCTTGCAGAGTTTGGTATGTCACCGGCAAGCCGGGCTAAAGTAAATACCGCCGGACCGGATGATGTTGATCCGCTGGCGGAGCTTTTAAAAGCGAGAGACTGA
- a CDS encoding terminase large subunit: MAKVADGIRYAERVVAGEIVAGEFVRLACQRFLDDLKYGEERGIYFSEPRAQHILNFYKFVPHVKGALAGQPIELMDWHVFILINIFGFVIPLVNEETGEVVMRSDGSGRPVMVRRFRTAYNEVARKNAKSTLSSGIGLYMTGADGEGGAEVYSAATTCDQARIVFEDAKNMVRKARSTLGRLFDFNKLAIYQEQSASKFEPLSSDANNLDGLNIHCAIIDELHAHKTRDVWDVLETATGARLQSLLFGITTAGFNKEGICYEQRDYAIKVLRGYNSDVEGAVKDDSYFAIIYTLDEGDDPFDETVWQKANPGLGICKRWDDLRRLAKKAKEQVSARVNFFTKHMNVWVTAESAWMDMIKWEKCEYIAPQHELKTYPMWVGVDLAHKIDICAAAKLWRTDNGHVHADFKFWLPEGRLDRCSRQQAELYRKWAEMDKLILTDGDVIDHAQIKSDLLEWIGGENLRELGFDPWSAMQFSLALAEEGIPLVEVPQTVRNLSEAMKETESLVYAGRFHHSNHPVMNWMMSNVTVKPDKNDNIFPNKSTPEAKIDGPVAMFTAMSRMLVNGGEPEPDLSEHLISVGIRSL; the protein is encoded by the coding sequence ATGGCAAAAGTGGCTGACGGGATCCGCTACGCCGAACGTGTTGTTGCAGGAGAAATTGTCGCTGGCGAATTTGTCCGTCTGGCCTGCCAGCGTTTTCTTGATGATCTGAAGTACGGCGAAGAGCGGGGGATTTATTTCAGTGAACCCCGTGCGCAGCACATCCTGAATTTCTACAAATTTGTGCCCCATGTAAAAGGGGCGCTGGCAGGTCAGCCCATTGAGTTGATGGACTGGCATGTTTTTATCCTCATTAATATTTTTGGTTTTGTCATTCCGCTGGTGAATGAAGAGACCGGGGAAGTTGTCATGCGCAGCGATGGCAGCGGACGCCCGGTGATGGTGCGCCGGTTCCGGACGGCGTACAACGAAGTCGCCCGTAAAAACGCAAAATCAACCCTGTCATCGGGTATCGGTCTGTATATGACGGGAGCAGATGGTGAAGGCGGGGCTGAGGTGTATTCAGCCGCAACCACGTGTGACCAGGCCAGAATCGTGTTTGAAGACGCCAAAAATATGGTCAGAAAAGCCCGGTCGACACTCGGGCGGTTGTTTGATTTCAACAAGCTGGCGATTTACCAGGAGCAGAGCGCATCAAAATTTGAACCGCTTTCCTCGGATGCAAACAACCTAGACGGTCTGAACATCCACTGCGCCATTATTGATGAGCTGCATGCACATAAAACCCGCGACGTGTGGGACGTTCTGGAAACTGCAACCGGTGCCCGTCTGCAGTCCCTGTTATTTGGTATCACTACGGCAGGCTTTAACAAGGAAGGGATTTGTTACGAGCAACGCGATTACGCCATCAAGGTATTGCGTGGCTATAACAGCGACGTGGAGGGCGCGGTAAAAGACGATTCCTACTTTGCGATTATTTACACGCTCGATGAGGGAGATGATCCGTTTGATGAAACGGTCTGGCAGAAAGCGAATCCGGGCCTGGGCATCTGTAAACGCTGGGATGATCTGCGTCGTCTGGCGAAAAAAGCAAAGGAACAGGTCTCGGCGCGGGTGAATTTTTTCACAAAACACATGAATGTGTGGGTCACTGCCGAGTCTGCCTGGATGGACATGATTAAGTGGGAGAAGTGCGAATACATTGCTCCACAGCATGAGCTGAAAACGTATCCCATGTGGGTCGGCGTCGACCTTGCTCATAAGATTGATATCTGTGCGGCGGCAAAACTCTGGCGAACTGATAACGGACATGTTCATGCTGATTTTAAATTCTGGCTTCCGGAAGGGCGACTGGATCGGTGTTCACGGCAGCAGGCAGAACTTTACCGGAAGTGGGCGGAAATGGATAAGCTCATCCTGACAGATGGTGATGTTATCGATCATGCTCAGATAAAAAGTGATTTACTGGAATGGATTGGCGGTGAAAACCTGAGGGAACTGGGATTTGACCCGTGGAGCGCAATGCAGTTCAGTCTGGCGCTGGCTGAAGAAGGGATACCGCTGGTGGAAGTTCCGCAGACGGTCCGCAATCTGTCAGAGGCCATGAAGGAAACGGAATCACTGGTCTATGCCGGGCGTTTCCATCACAGCAATCACCCGGTTATGAACTGGATGATGTCTAACGTTACGGTGAAACCGGACAAAAACGACAATATCTTCCCGAATAAATCCACGCCGGAAGCCAAAATCGACGGCCCTGTTGCGATGTTTACAGCAATGAGCCGGATGCTGGTCAATGGCGGTGAACCGGAGCCGGATCTGTCTGAACACCTGATTAGTGTTGGTATCCGCTCGCTTTAA